The Syntrophobotulus glycolicus DSM 8271 DNA window TGTACAATTTGGGGGCATTACGATCTGGGCGTTTGTCTTTTTGCTGATGATCATCTGCCTGTTGTTTAACAGACGTACCATATTGATTACAGTGATTGCTTCGGCAATTTTAACGCAGCTGCTCCTTTGGGCGGCAGTGCCGTCTGTTCCGCTGAAAGTCGGAAAGACGGATTACATCGTTCGGATCGGTTTAATCGGGCTTGCCGCTATCCTTTCGCTGTATGTCAATAAGATTTATGCGCAAAGATTGAAAGAAAACGCCAATCAGATCAGCCTGCAGATGCTGGTATCGGAGACTTCCCATGACTTTGTCTTGGTGAGCGAACAAAATTTTAAGGATAAGGTTAGTGGGATGCTCAAGCGGTGCGGCAGCTTTATCCAAAGCGACAGAGCCTATATCGCGTTGCTTGATCAGGAGACGAAACACATCCATTATTCCTTGGAGTGGCTGGCGGAAGGAGTTTCATCACAATCGGGTGTTTTTGAAGAATTGGCGGCGGATATGCAATCTACGCTGTTAGAGCAATTTGAGTCCCATAATGTGGTAAAGCTATATGACACAGCGCTTATGCCCCTGCCGGAAAAGCTCAAAAATCAACTGATCGGTCGGGATATTCGCGCGTTGCTTGCCTTACCCGTCAAAAAACAAGAGATCATCATCGGATTTCTGATTTTTACCGCAGCCCGGCCGTTAATGGAATGGCGTTCAGGATCTTTTACATATTTAGAGATCATTACAAATATTGTTGCTGATGCTGTAATCAAGATTGATGCCGAAAAAGAAATGAATTTTATTGCTTACCATGATCAGCTTACACTTCTGCCCAATCGTATTTTATTTAAAGACAGGCTGGAGAAAGCAATCAAGCGGGCGGAAAGAAGCAAAACGATGCTTGTGGTCGCTTTTTTAGACCTTGATTCGTTTAAATCCGTCAACGATACGATGGGGCATGAACTGGGTGATCAGCTTTTATTTAAAGCGGCCCGGATATTATCCAGGAGTATCCGTAGTGATGATACGATTGCGCGCTTTGGCGGTGATGAGTTTGTCATCCTTTTGAATGATATAACCAGTAAGAAGGACATCATAAAGATTATGGATAAAATCATAGATACTCTGCGCAAACCGGTCTTGCTGAATGGGCAGAAATTCTTGATATCGGCCAGTGCGGGCGTTGCCTTGTATCCACAGGACGGAACTGACGCCGAGACGCTGATAAAGAATGCTGATATCGCTATGTACAACGCTAAAACCGGCGGTAAAAATCAATATTTTTTATGCACTTAACTCTCTACTGAACGCAGTCAGTCGCCACTATGATTGTATTCAAAGTTCATTTTGGCGAAAAGGAGCGGTAGATATGCCAAAATCGGTTATTATCATAGGTTCAGGTATGGGTGGCTTGGCCGCAGGTATTTATGGACAGATGAACCGCTTCGACACCCGCATCTACGAGATGAACCATCGCCCGGGCGGGCAATGTGTATCGTGGAAACGCGGCGGCTATGTCTTTGATGCTTGCATCCACCACCTGATGGGCTGTTCCCCAAATTCAAAGATATATCAGTTCTGGCTGGAAATCGGCGCCATGCCGGCAGAACTGGTATATACCAAGGAATGCGTGAGCGTGGCAGACCTTGACGGCAGGCTGTTCAACGACTACTATGACTTGGATATTCTGGAAAAGCATTTGTGTACCTTGTCTTCGCAAGACGCGAAGATCATCCGCGCATACGTAAAGGGGATCCGTGATGTCGCAGAATATGATATGATGGGCGACATGATCACAGGGAACTTCCTTGGTCTGCTCGGGCACACACTGACAATTCTCCGGAATTTAAAATGGTTCAGGCTTTCCATGGCGGATTTTGCTAAGCGCTTTACCGATCCGTTTTTACAGAGAGCCTTTCCGCTTCTGGTTTACTCGAATCCTTCTGTGCCTGTGTTTCTGCATTTGATGCGCCATGCCTCCGGCTTAAATCGGGACATCGCATGGCCGGTCGGCGCCAGTATGTCTTTTGTCGACGGCATTGTCGACCGATACAATACACTGGGGGGCAGGCTCTACTGCCGGAAGAGGGTCACGAAAATTATTACCGGTAACGGCAGGGCGGTTGGCGTCAGGCTGGATGACGGCACGGAAGAATTTGCCGATGTCATCATTTCCAACGCCGACGGGCGAAAAACACTATTGGAGCTGCTGGACGGGAGGTATATGGATAAACGGCTTAAGGCTTACTGCGCCGAACCTGCCGATATAAGCGATTTTGCCGTAAATATTTTCCTTGGTGTGGACCGTGATCTTTCCAAAGAGCCCTCCAGTCTGATTCTGCTTTTAGATCAGCCGGTCATACTTGCCGGACATGAGTTTACCTCGCTGGAGATGCAGATGTATGGTTTTGATCAAACCATGGCACCCGAGGGAAAAGGCGTGATCAAAATAGAGCTTAAGTCAGCCTATTCTTACTGGAAGAAGCTGTCGGCGGACCGAAAAGAGTATGAAGCAGAGAAACAAAGAGTGGCTGTCCAAGTGATCGCACTTTTAGAAAACCGTTTTCCCGGTATTTCCAGGCAGATTGAAAGTATTGATGTTTCTACCTTACTTACATGGGAGCGTTTCATGGGCGGCACACATGGTTTCGCTAACTTCCCGAACAAGAAACCAAACATTTGGGGCAGTTTGTTTAACAGCAGGGAGATGACGCTCAGTGGTCTCGATAATTTCTATTTTGTCGGCGCATGGGCCACTTCGGCAGGAGCGCTGTTTTTAAACGCCCTGTCCGGCAAGAAGGCGATCAAGAGGCTTTGCGAGAGAGAACACCTGAAGTTTGAGGTAAGCCGGTTTGATAATTCAATACGCACAAAATAGTATCTATCGTTGGATATAGGAGAGCGGATTATGCGTTGGTTACATTTATCCGATATACACTACAACCCAGAAATTGATGGAAGCAGTAGTCGACAGCTTCGTGATAAACTGGTGAAATACCTGCGTGAAAATCATATCCGCGTCGACAATTTGTTTGTAACCGGGGACTACCGCCATGCACTATTCCAAGATGATACGGACGAGGTCGCTCAACTGGCTGTCAATTTTATACGAGACATTGCGGAAAGTATAGGCATTAAAGATTCGGATGATATTCATGTCATACCGGGTAATCATGATCTTGACCGCGGGAGAAATAAAAAGACACTGGAGAATGCGCTGATCGGGTATACTCCTGATATTGGACGTTGGGAATCGGGTGACCTCGAAAAGTTGATTGAGCGGTTCAGCTTTTTCAAAAGAGTCAACCGGCTGCTTAACAGAAAAACTCCAATTTGGCCTGACAAGTTATTGCCACTGCACACATACTGTTGTTGTGATGGCTATAGCCTACTCTATATGAATACAGCTATTGCGTGCGGAAGTGATAAAGACCGGGGGAACTTGGTTATTGGCAACGATTATATGTTAAAAGCACTTAACTGTATCAGTCGAGAAAATCCTGAAGCACCTATCATTATATTAGCGCATCATGGCATGGAGCTCATGCATAAAGCCGAACGTGAAGCAATGGAAGCAATATTTAGAGACTATCCGATTGCACTGTACTTATGCGGCGATACCCATGTGGGGTGGCATCGCAAGATCAATGATATACACGAAGTGACAATGGGGTGTATTAAACAAGATAAAGGTGTTCAAGTTATGTTTTCCGAAGGTGAACTTAAGGAAAAGGCATCTCGGATTTCTTCTCTGTTCGCACACCGGTGGGATACCAAGGAGCGGGCCTGGGGACGATATACGCAGTTTAACAGTATATTACCGTTAAGTACCGAAGCGGATGATGAGACCATTAATGAACATAGAGATCAAGTTAAAAATAATGCATTATTGCCATGGATGAAAAATAGTGTTGGATTAAGACATGTTTTTCCCGATCTGTTTATTCCCCCGATCGCGACGGCTTCAAAAAATAAAACTGAAATAACATTTTCTCACTTGACCGCTAATTATCTTGATAAAAACACTGTCATTCTTGGTTTGGCAGGCGCAGGGAAGACGACTTTATTAAGGTATATGTACAGCTATTTTGAACCAAAGGATATCTCTCATGTTTTTCTTTATATTAATGCAAATAGCCTATTAGGTTCTCCGGAAACAAAATATGATCTCTTAGCTCATAATGTACTGGATAATCGGAAATGTTTTGATAAGAATGTTTTGTTGCTGATAGATGGTATTGATGAAGCCTTTCTTAATCAATGTGATGAATTTATGCTGTTTTTGCAGAAAATATCCATGCTAGATCATTGTAGTATTTGGCTTGGATGTAGAACAGACTATTTTAATTCCTTATTTACGGCAAAATCTGATCAATTTTTCTATGACTACGTAACCCTTAAACCTTGGAGCATTGAGCAAGCGGATCAGTTTATCACTATCTATTCGAAAAGGGTAGATTGCCCTGAAATTGTTGATCGGATTGAACGGTTTATTGAATCAAATAAAAATGCAGCGAAATTCAAAGAAAATCCGTTCCAACTGACTTTGCTTGTATATCTTATGGAGAACAGCGAAGCAAACCATAGATACACAATCAATAGTCTATATGATCTGTATCGGGAATTTCTTGAATGTTGGATAGAAAAGGAGCGTGTACGGGGAACTTCCCATCTGAAAAAGAACAGGATCTATGATAACTTATATCATATTGCTAAAAAAGTATACTATGGAGAAGCTCCCGCGATTAGAAGCAACGATTCGGCGATTATCGGTCTTTTGAATTGGAATGAAAGAAGGAATACTGTTGTTGAAGGATTTTATCATCGTAGTTTAAGCGCTTATTTCCTTGCAAATCATGTATTTAAATCTTTACAAATGGGCGGAAAGCGATTGATCAGTGATTTATCACAATGGTTGCTTGATGATGTCACAAATTTTGTTACTGATGCGTTTAAAAGCATAAATAAAGTTCAACAGAATAAAATTGCTCAGAATATCAATAGAATATATCGTCAAATATCGGAAAAAGATCAATGCATTTTGAATGAAAAGGAAAAACAAGAAATCGGAAAATTGGATGAACATACGATACTAATTCTGAAGGATGAACTATTATATTTTATGACCCGGCTAGATAAATTAGATGTGACAGAATTTGTTGAATATGCATACTCCAAAGAAACTCATCCAATTATCCAATTGAATATTGCCTATGGTGCAGTTTTGCTCTCAGCCCCTCATCCTATTGCCTTAGAATATGCAAAAAAAATTGTTCCTGATTCCATAGAAGATATTACTAATCGTTCTTGGACAATGGCCTATTTTGGCGATACGTATGAGGACCCTTTTTCTCATAAAGATAAGGGGAAGGGGCCATGGACACAATCAAGAAAAGCTAGAATAGATCGATTTTCAGATAAAGACCCCACTAGAAAAAAGGCTCGGTTCCGACTATTTGACTTGCCTTTATTTTATTGTTTCCTTGTTAGCCGAAATTGGGATAATCTTTCAATTGATGAGTTAAACATGATAAAATCTTGTGTAATTCCTGAAAAATATTTTAGTGATGAAGAATTGACATTTTTATTTGAGGTTAAAAGCAAATTGGTTCAGGAATATAAAAGGCGTTTAGGCAAGCCTTTATCACTTTTAGGGTACTAGGCTTAAATGTTTTATCTGGTAAAGAAAAAATCCAATTAATATGGATAGACATAGCCTTCCACTTTCTTGGCGGGTGTAATTTTTGTTGCAGAGATCTGGGGCTCGTCAGATTTCCTTCCGTCATATTCATACTGCCCGATAAAGAGGGTGCCTTCAACCGTCACCCAAGACTCTGCTTGTAATTCGGCAGCCTTGTCATATTGGCAAATCAGACCGGTAGGCATTAAATCCGCGGCACAGCAGGACATCATCAGGCGGGCGGGGAGAAATTCATCCCTTTTAAACGCTTCAGGGTTTTTGAAAACGAATCCTGTCATGACGATCGTGTATCCTTCATATTTCTCCATATTGTCATATATTTCGGAAAGCCACAGGCTGAAATCATCATTTGACACTGTGATTTTTCTGTCCGCTGTATCCAAACCGGGCAAATCAGTTGAATTTTCAGCATTTGGGATATCGCTGTTAAAGCCGGAGTCACTGACCGGCTCCTGCTCTTGAGGCACACTATAGGAACTAATCAGGCCGGATCCGCCGGAAAAACTATTCCCGCGGATATAATTTCCGGAAAGATCGGCGATGCTCAGAGGGCTGTGGGGAAGCAACAGCAGCAAAATGGGGATTACCAGCACGAAGCAGTGCCCGGCACGTACCCTGTACTGCGGGCGAAACAGCCGGCCCAGCCCTGTCAAAGCCCATATGCCCATGACGACTGCCGCAAAGTAAAGATACGGTGCCATTCTGGGCGTGACATACGAAAGGTATTTTCCGCTGCTCACCAAATAAAGCAGAAGTCCCCCAAAAACGGAATAGCAGAGAAACTCCAGGAAAATCTGAGGATTAAAGGCCCTTGCCCGCATATCTACATCCCTCCCCAACCGGAAAACAGAAAGACGACCGCAAAGCAGACAATAAATGCCGTCAGTAATAATTTCGCAATAAAACGCTTCGAAAATCCCGCAGAGAGCATCAGCACATTTTTAATATCCATCATCGGTCCGAATATCAGGAATCCCATGACTGCTTCCAGCGGGAATTGAGTGGCAAAGCTGCGGGCAATAACGGCATCGGAGGATGAACATAAAGAGAGGACAAACGCCATCCCCATCATGAGCACAATGGATACCGCCAAGCCAGCCCCACCCTGAGCCGCTGTGAATATCCCGGATCCCAGAACCTGGAAAATGGAGGCGATAAAGCCCCCGATCACTAAATATTTTCCGACACTGAAAAATTCCGCCTGGGAGTGACGGATGAACAAACCGGCTTTCCCCCTGAAAGTGGGGATTGATTCGGCGTCCTCGTAACAGCCGCAGCCGCACATCAGCCTGTCGAACGTTCCCCCGGTTAAGACGCGGCCTTGTGGTGGCCGGACCGCAAAAATAAGCCCAATCATCACGGCGGCTATGATTCCCAGGCCTACACGTCCAAGCACAACCGTCAGGTTGCCGCTGAAAGCGTAATAGGTTGACAAAATGACCACTGGATTGATGACCGGAGTGGCCGTCATAAAGGTAACAGCTGCGGGGAGCGGAATCCCTTTTTTCACCAGGCTCCTGAAAATAGGAATGGACGCGCAGTCACAAACGGGAAGACAAAAACCAGCGATAAGGGCCACCAGCATTCCCATCCCCATTGATTTAGGGAACCGGCGTTCAATGGCCTTTTGTGGAATAAAAATCTGAATGGCGGATGAAAGCAGGACACCAAGCAGCAAAAAGGGAACAGCCTGCAGGAGGATCCCTAAAAATAGATTGATTATCGTATTGACCGGTATCTGGAACAGCTCTAAAACCGGTCTGGCAACAAAATACAGGGCGGTCAGCACGACGGCCGCCAGAAGAAACAGATTGACAGGATGCTCTTTCTTCCTGAATAGCTGTTTAGAGAAATCGCTATATGATTTGACCTCATAGGTATTAATGCCGGGGTTCAGGCCGTCCAGCAGGCGGCGGATGCGGTTGTGAGTATTGGCCGAACTCACATTGCGCAGGACGGCAAAATCGCTGTTGGCAATCTGCTCGGGCAGAGCGCCTCCCGTTTTGCCGAGCAGATTTTCTATGTTTGCCGCGTCCGCAAGGTGAATCACTTGCTGAATTTGACAAAGACTGCGCAGTGAGGAATGCAAAAGCAAGGACTGCAGCTGGGAAAATGGGACGACACCGTTCCACTCGATCCAAATTTCGTCAGGCAGGCAGTTTTGTATCCAGCCGTAAATTTGTCCGGTGATTTGATTCGGATGTTGTTCTAAAGCTTTTTTCGAAAAGGTAATCTGCTCGCAGTTAGGATACCGGCTGTGAAACTTCTCTTCGCCGGTCTCGAACTGAATAACAAGTATCCCGGAGTCCCGGCAGTCCTGTCTGTTCAGCAGGTGATTCAGAAAGGTGGTTTTCCCGGCGTCCAGAAAGCCGGTGATCACATAAACGGGTATCGCCATCCTATTATTCTCCGCTGAAGAGACCGGCCAGCTCTTGTCGGTCCAGATTGCGGCCGATGAGGCAAAGCGTGTTGCCTCTGGTGGTACAGCTGGTGATCCGGATATCCCCGGGGAGGTATTGCAGGTTCACATATCCGCCGGAGGTGCGCAGAATGCCTTTGGCGCGCAGGACGGTTCCTCCTGTGATCCGCTCCATATGCGCCACCCGCGCTTTTAATTCCTCCGGGCTGAATACCCGCTTTGTCTGTATGGTAACGGTATCAAAGATATCTTCGGCTGAATGATTGTGACTATGATCGCAATCATGGTCATGAATATGCTCGTGACCATGGGTGTGCTCGTGGCAATGGTCCTGTGGAAATAAAATTTCGGCAGCGTTGATTTGATCCCAGGGTTTTGCCAGGATTGAGGCGTGCGTATTGAGGTCTCTTATCAGTTTGTAAACGTCTTTTATCTCCTCAGGGCAATCCCCGGTGCGACTAAGCAGGATAATGCCGGCATTCCGGATTTGATCCTCGAAAAACTCACCAAAATTATCAAGATACAGTGCACAGCGGTTGGCGTCGACGATTGTTATTTTTCCCTTCACCTCGGCAAGCGGTTGAAGGCGCGGGTCCGAGCAGGCTTTCACAATATCTGAAAGCTTACTGACGCCGGACGGCTCAATCACAATTTTATCCGGATGGAAACGATCCAAAAGCTCTTGGAGAGCTTTAACAAAATCACCTGAAAGGCTGCAGCAAATACACCCGGAATTAATCTCTCTCACTTCAATGCCGCCGGATCGCAGCAGGGCGGCATCAATACTGATTTCACCGAAATCATTTTCAATAAGGACGACCTTCTCTTTCTTAAAGGTCTCTCTCAGCAGCTTTTGGATCAGCGTGGTTTTTCCCGCTCCCAAAAAGCCCGCTATGACGTATATTTCTGTAGCCATGCGCGCCTCCCTGAATAAACATTAATTTAAGATGACAATTGTCAGTTTGGGTGACAATCCCTGCAAAATCCAAATACCTCCAGATTATGGCCCATAACCTGAAAATCCTCATCTTCGAGTTTGGGTATAAATTTCTCCATCGGGCAATCAGCCATCGGTATCATCTTATGGCAGTTTATACAGACAGCATAATGCTGATGTTTAAAGCGATTGAGTTCATAAACAGCCATCTCGTTATTGATCACAGTGGTTTTAATCACCAGGCCTTTTTTTATGAAAAGCTCCAGAATCCGGTAGACGGTGGACAGCCAGGCGGCGTCTCCGTTTTTTTCCATTGCGGAGCAGATGTCCGATGCGCTTAAAGGTTTTTCAGAGAGCTCAAGCACCGTAAGCACACTTTCCCGCTGCCGGGTTCTTTTTAGTCCCGCAGGCCAGTTAGTCTGTACTGTTTTCAATGAATCCACCTCATTTACTCCATTTATATGATCCGGAAATGCGTATTATTCGCATTTATCATTATAGAGTGGACAATTTTAAGAAGTCAAGTATTCCAAAGCCGCCGGTATATGGGCATTATTGACTGCAGGCCGCGCCCACACTTGTCTGCAGCTTTTTGGCGAGCAAAACCAAGACCAGGACGGCAACCGAAATAAGGGCGGTAAAGCCACCGGGGGCAACATTGAGATAGTACGATAGAAACAACCCCAGCATGATGTCTATAACGCTGAAAACAATGGAAAAGATCAAGGTGAATCGAAATCCTTTCCCAAGCTGCATGGCTGTGGCGACGGGAAGGGCAATCATGGAACTAAGGACCAGCACGCCGACGATTCTGATGGATACGGCTATGGCCGAGGCGACCAGGACGGAAAAAACATAGTTAATCAGTCTGACTTTGACGCCCGCTATTCTAGCGGCCTCCTCGTCATAGGCGATATAGATCATCTGATGGTAAAGGAAAATGAGCGTTAGAACGGAAACCGCGCTGAGGATCAGCACCATGATCATATCGAACCGGGTAACGGTCAGGATACTGCCGAACATAAATGAATCCGCACTGGCGTGGAGCTTTCCGGAACTGATGATGGTAATGGCGGTGCCTACGCTCAGAGAAAGTACGATGGTGAGAATCAAATCCGTGTACTTCTGGAAATAGCTGCGCAGGAACTCGATCAGCGCGCCACAGACCGAGGTAAAGAGAAAGGCGCCAAGTACGGGATTTTGGTTCAACATCAGCCCTATGGTGATGCCGGCCAGCGAGGCATGAGATAAGGCGTCCCCGATCATGGAATACCGGCGAAGAACCAGAAAAATACCGATGCAGGGGCATAAAATCGAAATAAATACGGAAACGAAAATCGCGTTTTGCATAAAGCTGTAATGAAACATAGTCAGCATTGTTTGTCGCCCTCTCCCTTATTTTTGGAAAAACTCGTCGGCGTATTGCCGGGGGGTACAGAGATGCCCCTGACCGCCTGTCAGATGGTAAATCAAGGTTGAGTTGGAAATGGCGGCGTCCAGGTTGTGCTCGACGGAAATAATGGTAATGCCGTTTTCCTGGTTTATTTTTTTCAAAAAACCATAAATCTCTCTCTGGCTTTTGCGATCCACCCCGGTTGAAGGCTCGTCCAAAACCAGCAAATCTGGTGCTCCCATCAAGGCCCTGGCAATCAATATCTTCTGGCTCTGGCCGCCGGAGAGGGTGCCCATCAGCGCGCCTGTGAAGCCGGACATTCCAACCTGTTCAAGATTTTCCACAATCGTGTCTTTATTTTTGATCCGCAATAATTTGCGGTAAGAATTCAAGGCTTCATAGACGGTAATGGGGAAATCCGAGTTGGAGAAATCCTTTTTTTGGGGGACATAGCCGATTCTCTTGGCTTGAGAGGCAATGCTTCCGCCTGTGGGTTTGATGAATTTCAGGAGCAACCTCATCAGTGTGCTTTTGCCGCTGCCGTTTTCACCCATTACCGATACGTACTCTCCACCGCAGATTTGCAGATTGATCCCCTCCAGCAGGTACGGAGGCAAACCCGTATAGGAAAAGAATAAATTTTCGGCTTTAATCATGAGAGATTCCTTTCTGCACGCAGTACTCATTATTATTGAAAATGCTTATCATTCGCAGTTGACAAAAATATCCTTAAAAACTAATATATATTATAGATGCAAATGGGAAGCGTTTGCAAGTAGAGTATGGGAGGTCGAAAAATTGTTAAAAAGGTGGACTGTTTTGCTGCTATGTTTGCTTGCTGTCGTGAGCTTTCCGGGGTGTAGCAGCAATAATCCGGTAACGAAAACGGAAGAAAGCAAACTCGAGGTTTCCGTAACTTTTAACGCGCTGAAAGAATTTGTTGCTGCTGTGGGAAAGGATAAGGTAGAAATTTCAACACTTATACCCGATGGGATGGAACCTCATGATTTTGAACCAAAGGCGCAGGATCTCACCGGTCTCAGTACGGCCAAGGTTTTCGTGTACAGTGGATTGGGCATGGAAGGATGGGTGGAGGAAGCGATTAAAGCGGCCAATAATGCCGGTCTGATTGCAGTGGAAGCGTCCAAAGGCGCTGGAGCGATTGCCGGCGCGGAGCATGAAGGGGGAGAGGAACATGGGCAATATGACCCCCATATCTGGCTCAGTCTGAAGGGGGCTGAAATT harbors:
- a CDS encoding metal ABC transporter ATP-binding protein: MIKAENLFFSYTGLPPYLLEGINLQICGGEYVSVMGENGSGKSTLMRLLLKFIKPTGGSIASQAKRIGYVPQKKDFSNSDFPITVYEALNSYRKLLRIKNKDTIVENLEQVGMSGFTGALMGTLSGGQSQKILIARALMGAPDLLVLDEPSTGVDRKSQREIYGFLKKINQENGITIISVEHNLDAAISNSTLIYHLTGGQGHLCTPRQYADEFFQK